Proteins from a single region of Acidobacteriota bacterium:
- a CDS encoding transketolase family protein gives MSLTKATFATRRAFGERVLERGADDADFVLFESDLGKSSLSNMFGDAYPARYFNMGIAELNTMAAAAGMAAGGRTVFVAGYSVFMTMRALEAVRSFICYPKLNVKLYASHGGLTAAIDGVTHQGSEDIAFMTTLPNMKVLVPADSVSARAACDLALATPGPIFVRLMRDPLYECYEAGETFEIGGSKIVRAGRDITIASYGDIVFQALQAADTLAAKGIEAEVLDLYSVKPVDAAGVLQSVRRTGSLLVAENHQKRNGLGYDLAALLLKEQPVPFDHLGLDDRFAESGNYLAMIDKYGFSAAKIVSAAEQLVMKAWHRC, from the coding sequence ATGAGTCTAACGAAGGCGACATTCGCGACGAGGCGCGCATTCGGCGAACGCGTGCTGGAACGCGGGGCCGACGATGCCGATTTTGTCCTGTTCGAGAGCGATCTCGGCAAGTCGAGCTTGTCGAACATGTTCGGCGACGCCTATCCCGCCCGCTACTTCAACATGGGGATTGCCGAACTCAATACGATGGCCGCGGCGGCAGGCATGGCCGCCGGCGGCAGGACGGTCTTTGTCGCTGGATACAGCGTGTTCATGACCATGCGCGCGCTCGAGGCGGTCCGCTCTTTCATCTGCTATCCGAAACTGAACGTCAAGTTGTACGCGTCTCATGGAGGGTTGACGGCGGCGATTGATGGGGTGACCCATCAGGGGTCCGAAGACATTGCGTTCATGACCACGCTGCCGAACATGAAGGTACTCGTGCCGGCGGATTCGGTGTCGGCGCGGGCGGCCTGCGACCTGGCCCTCGCGACACCGGGGCCGATCTTCGTCCGACTCATGCGCGATCCCCTGTACGAGTGCTACGAGGCCGGCGAGACATTCGAGATTGGCGGCTCCAAGATCGTCCGCGCTGGAAGGGACATCACGATCGCCAGTTACGGCGACATCGTGTTCCAGGCGCTCCAGGCGGCGGACACGCTCGCGGCCAAGGGAATCGAGGCGGAGGTCCTCGACCTGTACTCGGTAAAACCCGTGGACGCCGCCGGCGTACTGCAATCGGTTCGGCGGACCGGTTCGCTCCTCGTTGCCGAGAACCACCAGAAGCGGAACGGCCTTGGCTATGATTTGGCGGCCCTGCTCTTGAAGGAGCAACCGGTGCCGTTCGATCACCTGGGTCTTGATGACCGATTTGCCGAAAGCGGCAATTACCTGGCGATGATCGACAAGTACGGTTTCTCGGCGGCGAAAATCGTCTCAGCCGCCGAGCAACTGGTTATGAAGGCATGGCACCGGTGTTAG